One genomic segment of Gemmatimonadales bacterium includes these proteins:
- a CDS encoding polyhydroxyalkanoate synthesis regulator DNA-binding domain-containing protein translates to MVRLVKRYGGGSRKLYDTEESRYVSLEEVAGWVREGQEVQVLESGSGEDVTRQVLAQIILDGEKQGKSVLSVDLFHDVIRRGEAALHARVEQLQEGVDRLVKASVDHLPPVRGARDEMEALREGIAGLEQALRDLEAPAAKPKARKRKSGHGARRGRAEG, encoded by the coding sequence GTGGTTCGACTGGTCAAGCGCTATGGCGGCGGGAGCCGCAAACTCTACGACACCGAGGAGAGCCGGTACGTCTCGCTCGAGGAGGTGGCGGGGTGGGTGCGCGAGGGCCAGGAGGTGCAGGTGCTGGAGAGCGGCAGCGGCGAGGATGTCACGCGGCAGGTACTGGCGCAGATTATCCTCGACGGCGAGAAGCAGGGCAAGTCCGTGCTTTCGGTCGACCTCTTCCACGATGTCATTCGGCGGGGCGAAGCGGCCCTCCACGCCAGGGTGGAGCAGTTGCAGGAGGGCGTGGATCGGCTGGTAAAGGCCTCGGTGGATCATCTCCCGCCGGTCCGGGGGGCGCGGGACGAGATGGAGGCCCTGCGGGAAGGGATCGCCGGACTCGAGCAGGCGCTCCGGGATCTGGAAGCGCCGGCCGCGAAGCCGAAAGCGAGGAAGCGCAAGTCAGGACACGGCGCCCGGCGTGGCCGGGCTGAAGGATAG